A window of Pullulanibacillus sp. KACC 23026 genomic DNA:
ATAACAGGACGAAAATCTTGCATGGCAAGTCCGAGTGCAAGACCGCCAATTCCGGATTCAGCAAGAGGCGTATCAAATACGCGATCTTCCCCAAATTCGTCTTGAAGACCTTCAGTGGCGCGGAATACACCACCGTTTTTACCTACGTCCTCACCGAATACAAGGACGTTCTCATCGCGCTTTAATTCAACGCGCATAGCATCTGTAATGGCTTGAATCATCGTCATTTGCGGCATGGCTTATTTCGACTCCTTCTTACGGTATTCTTCTAACTGTTCACGAAGGTTATGTGGCAGCTCCTCAAACATAATTTGAATGAGATCCGTCACTTTTTGTTTTGGTGCGCTATCGGCTTCTTTCATAGCGGCTTTGATATCTTCTTTAGCTTGATCCACTACTTTTTCTTCTTCTTCTTGTGACCAAAGCCCTTTGCCTTCTAAGTATTTGCGGAAACGAATAAGCGGATCTTTCTTTTCCCATTCGTTATCTAATTCGTCCGTACGATAGCGGGTTGGGTCATCCCCTGCCATCGTATGAGGGCCATAACGATAAGTAAGCGTTTCAATTAATGTTGGGCCTTCACCTTTAATTCCGCGTTCACGCGCTTCTTTTGTCGCCACGTAAACAGCGAGCGGGTCCATACCATCAACCTGTACTCCGTGAATCCCTGCAGCAATCGCTTTCTGAGCAAGCTTTGATGCAGCTGTTTGCTTTTCTACAGGAACCGAAATAGCAAAGTGGTTGTTTTGAGAGATGAAGACAGCAGGAACATTATAAGCGCCGGCGTAGTTAA
This region includes:
- the pdhA gene encoding pyruvate dehydrogenase (acetyl-transferring) E1 component subunit alpha translates to MQTHYKEQVDNLFETLQILNENGEVVNEAAVPDLTDDQLKELMRRMVFTRIWDQRAISLNRQGRIGFYAPVAGQEASMLASHFAMEKDDWLLPSYRDIPQLLFHGMSLKNAFLYSRGHFQGGQMPDGVHALMPQIIIAAQCTQNAGMALGLKKRNKQNVSVTYFGDGATSQGDFYEGINYAGAYNVPAVFISQNNHFAISVPVEKQTAASKLAQKAIAAGIHGVQVDGMDPLAVYVATKEARERGIKGEGPTLIETLTYRYGPHTMAGDDPTRYRTDELDNEWEKKDPLIRFRKYLEGKGLWSQEEEEKVVDQAKEDIKAAMKEADSAPKQKVTDLIQIMFEELPHNLREQLEEYRKKESK